One Polyangiaceae bacterium DNA segment encodes these proteins:
- the mtnA gene encoding S-methyl-5-thioribose-1-phosphate isomerase translates to MTALPHPAPLSGADYSAAELMPDDSRAVLLEQRELPDTERYVFVDTAAEMARAITDMVVRGAPAIGIAAAYGMVLAARTAEPFDAEMKRAAALLREARPTAVNLMWAVDRMQARAEEVEALGKHDRVAALAETAREIHRQDVAACVAMGRLGAERVPDGATILTHCNAGALATGGYGTALGVIRAARDAGKQIRVFADETRPYLQGARLTAWELSRDGIDVTVIADCAAASLFAADRIDLAVVGADRIAANGDVANKIGTYGVAVMCRAHDRPLFVAAPWSTVDLECDSGAAIVIEERGAEELTRLGQRRVVPAAAKVQNPAFDVTPAALVRALFTERGAIEPLGRAALRAIAP, encoded by the coding sequence ATGACCGCACTTCCCCATCCGGCGCCCCTCTCTGGAGCCGACTATTCCGCGGCGGAGCTGATGCCCGATGATTCCCGCGCGGTGCTCCTCGAGCAACGCGAGCTGCCAGACACCGAGCGCTACGTGTTCGTGGACACCGCCGCGGAGATGGCGCGGGCCATCACGGACATGGTGGTGCGAGGCGCGCCGGCCATCGGCATTGCTGCGGCCTACGGCATGGTGCTCGCGGCGCGCACCGCGGAACCCTTCGACGCCGAAATGAAGCGCGCCGCGGCGCTTCTGCGCGAGGCGCGTCCGACGGCCGTGAACTTGATGTGGGCCGTGGACCGGATGCAGGCGCGCGCAGAGGAGGTCGAGGCTCTTGGCAAGCACGACCGCGTCGCAGCGTTGGCGGAGACCGCGCGCGAGATCCATCGCCAGGATGTGGCTGCATGCGTGGCCATGGGGCGGCTCGGTGCCGAGCGCGTGCCCGACGGCGCAACGATTCTCACCCACTGCAACGCCGGCGCTCTTGCAACCGGGGGCTACGGCACGGCCCTTGGCGTGATCCGCGCCGCTCGCGATGCTGGCAAGCAGATCCGCGTCTTCGCAGACGAAACGCGGCCCTATCTTCAGGGTGCGCGACTGACGGCGTGGGAACTCTCGCGGGACGGCATCGACGTGACGGTGATCGCTGATTGCGCCGCAGCCAGCCTGTTCGCGGCCGATCGTATCGATCTGGCGGTGGTCGGTGCGGACCGCATTGCGGCCAACGGCGACGTCGCGAACAAGATCGGCACCTACGGCGTGGCGGTCATGTGCCGCGCCCACGATCGCCCGCTGTTCGTCGCCGCGCCCTGGAGCACCGTGGACCTCGAGTGCGACAGCGGGGCCGCCATCGTCATCGAAGAGCGCGGCGCCGAGGAGCTCACGCGGCTTGGGCAGCGTCGGGTGGTGCCCGCTGCTGCCAAGGTGCAAAACCCCGCGTTCGACGTCACCCCGGCAGCGCTGGTGCGTGCCCTGTTCACGGAGCGCGGTGCCATAGAGCCCCTGGGGCGTGCCGCCCTGCGCGCGATCGCTCCCTGA
- the lipA gene encoding lipoyl synthase: MSEPSPSKAERKPEWLKVRAPGGQRYTELKQTLRGLDLNTVCEEAHCPNVGECWSAGTATVMVLGHTCTRGCRFCAVTTGNPRGAVDPREPEHVARAIAKLELDYVVLTMVDRDDMLDGGAAHVARSIAAIHRECPGLYVEALVSDFCGRTRDVETVLASSPEVFAHNVEVVRRLTPLIRDARCSYDQSLSVLAHAKQVAPERFVKSSIMVGIGEHDEEVLETLGDLRRAGVDIVTLGQYLRPSPKHAAVARYAPPEDFERWAEHARGMGFAYVASGPLVRSSYHAAEAFVRAVGGPAPDRDGSEAWKDPSILPRESLLRRVGPRR; encoded by the coding sequence GTGAGCGAACCGAGCCCCAGCAAGGCAGAGCGAAAGCCCGAGTGGCTGAAGGTCCGGGCGCCGGGCGGCCAGCGCTACACGGAGTTGAAGCAGACGCTGCGCGGCCTCGACCTGAACACCGTGTGCGAAGAAGCACACTGCCCCAACGTCGGGGAGTGCTGGAGCGCTGGGACGGCCACGGTGATGGTGCTGGGACACACCTGCACTCGCGGTTGCAGGTTCTGCGCCGTCACTACCGGCAACCCACGAGGTGCGGTCGACCCCCGCGAGCCCGAACACGTGGCGCGAGCCATTGCGAAGCTCGAACTCGACTACGTCGTGCTGACGATGGTCGACCGCGACGACATGCTCGACGGAGGCGCCGCGCACGTCGCGCGAAGCATCGCGGCGATTCACCGTGAGTGCCCAGGACTGTACGTCGAAGCGCTGGTGTCGGACTTCTGTGGGCGCACTCGCGACGTGGAGACGGTGCTGGCCTCGTCTCCGGAGGTGTTCGCCCACAATGTAGAGGTGGTGCGTCGGCTCACGCCGCTGATCCGCGACGCGCGCTGTAGCTACGATCAGAGCTTGAGCGTCCTGGCGCACGCGAAGCAAGTCGCACCGGAGCGCTTCGTCAAGAGCTCGATCATGGTGGGCATTGGTGAGCACGATGAGGAAGTGCTGGAGACGCTCGGTGATCTCCGGCGCGCCGGCGTGGATATCGTGACGCTGGGACAGTACTTGCGACCCTCGCCCAAACACGCGGCAGTGGCCCGCTACGCACCCCCCGAGGACTTCGAGCGCTGGGCCGAGCACGCGCGAGGCATGGGCTTCGCCTACGTGGCTTCGGGCCCCTTGGTGCGCTCGAGCTATCACGCCGCCGAGGCGTTCGTCCGCGCCGTGGGCGGGCCGGCCCCGGACCGCGACGGCTCCGAAGCCTGGAAAGACCCCTCGATTCTGCCGCGGGAGTCCCTGCTGCGCCGCGTCGGCCCTCGACGCTGA
- a CDS encoding tellurite resistance TerB family protein — protein MTAPDEDLLERVANKLSLPPSYAEEGTKSSILTVAAASYGAKPTTDDITQPTGFDPDAAALFEAVVEAAFLVANADGDFDATERATFEHVVLSACEGVVGQGQVHALIADLEDLMHEDGIDKRVQMVARTVTRPEHAQEVLRVAALLAHVSGGVSDVERDVLDKLTQAFEASDDALQRALSEAQQALAE, from the coding sequence ATGACCGCCCCGGACGAAGACCTGCTCGAGCGCGTGGCCAACAAACTGAGCCTGCCTCCCTCCTACGCCGAAGAGGGAACCAAATCGTCGATCCTCACCGTCGCGGCGGCTTCCTACGGAGCCAAGCCGACCACGGACGACATCACTCAGCCCACGGGATTCGATCCCGACGCGGCCGCGCTCTTCGAAGCGGTAGTGGAGGCTGCCTTCTTGGTCGCCAACGCCGACGGGGACTTCGACGCTACCGAGCGGGCGACCTTCGAACACGTCGTGTTGTCGGCGTGCGAAGGTGTCGTGGGTCAAGGCCAGGTTCATGCACTGATCGCTGACCTCGAGGACTTGATGCACGAGGATGGCATCGACAAGCGCGTGCAAATGGTCGCACGAACGGTCACACGACCGGAGCACGCGCAAGAGGTCCTGCGGGTTGCAGCACTGCTGGCCCACGTTTCGGGTGGCGTGAGCGACGTCGAGCGGGACGTGCTCGACAAGCTGACCCAAGCGTTCGAAGCGTCGGATGACGCTCTGCAGCGTGCGCTGAGCGAAGCGCAGCAAGCCCTCGCCGAATGA
- the pdhA gene encoding pyruvate dehydrogenase (acetyl-transferring) E1 component subunit alpha, whose translation MMSTAISTVTDPNRAGSGVVRVLREDGSLDPEHDPKLSSQEVVHLYRTMLLTRITDERLVTLQRQGRIGFHIGSLGEEAAIIGSAFAMRKQDWIFPCYREFGAGLLRGFEFQRYMDNMYGNRNDPVKGRQMPDHYSCRAAHFGSVSSPIGTQITQAMGFAWGAKISKEDLACLVYFGDGSTSSNEFHNGLNFAGVFAAPVVFFCRNNGWAISVPTERQTASRTFAEKGVAYGVPGVRVDGNDVFAVVSATRRAVARASAGKGPTLIEAITYRMGGHSTSDDPTRYRKQDELEPWVARDPLERLRGFLEKAGHWSAAEEERTRSEIDRQVKEAVSRAESTPPPDLASMFEDVFATLPWYLQEQRDELLSGPRAPSGH comes from the coding sequence ATGATGAGCACCGCAATCTCGACAGTCACCGACCCGAACCGAGCCGGTAGCGGCGTGGTGCGGGTCCTTCGCGAAGACGGCAGCCTGGACCCAGAGCACGACCCGAAGTTGTCGAGCCAGGAAGTCGTGCACCTATACCGAACGATGCTGCTCACTCGTATCACCGATGAGCGCTTGGTGACCCTGCAGCGGCAGGGGCGCATCGGTTTTCACATCGGCTCCCTGGGCGAAGAAGCTGCGATCATCGGGTCGGCGTTCGCCATGCGCAAGCAGGACTGGATTTTCCCCTGCTACCGCGAGTTCGGTGCGGGCCTTCTGCGTGGCTTCGAGTTCCAGCGCTACATGGACAACATGTACGGCAACCGCAACGACCCGGTCAAAGGGCGGCAGATGCCCGATCACTACAGCTGTCGCGCAGCCCACTTCGGATCCGTGAGTTCGCCCATCGGGACTCAGATCACTCAGGCCATGGGATTTGCCTGGGGGGCGAAGATCAGCAAGGAAGACTTGGCCTGCCTGGTCTACTTCGGTGACGGCTCGACCAGCTCGAACGAATTTCACAATGGGCTCAACTTCGCAGGCGTGTTCGCCGCGCCGGTGGTCTTCTTCTGTCGCAACAACGGTTGGGCCATCAGCGTGCCCACCGAGCGCCAGACGGCGAGCCGCACCTTCGCCGAGAAGGGAGTTGCCTACGGCGTGCCGGGCGTGCGGGTGGATGGCAACGACGTGTTCGCCGTGGTCAGCGCGACGCGTCGGGCCGTGGCACGAGCGTCCGCAGGCAAAGGTCCGACGTTGATCGAGGCCATCACCTATCGCATGGGGGGGCACTCCACCAGCGACGACCCCACCCGCTACCGCAAGCAAGACGAACTCGAGCCCTGGGTGGCTCGGGACCCCCTCGAACGCCTGCGCGGCTTCTTGGAGAAGGCGGGGCACTGGAGCGCGGCGGAAGAAGAGAGAACCCGCAGCGAGATCGATCGCCAAGTCAAGGAGGCGGTTTCGCGTGCGGAAAGCACGCCACCTCCGGATCTGGCTTCGATGTTCGAGGACGTATTTGCG